The following proteins are co-located in the Paenibacillus sp. FSL H8-0079 genome:
- a CDS encoding TrkH family potassium uptake protein — translation MKFRLHFAKFLSPPLILVGGFLLIIAIGTVLLMLPISNQSGEHLAFIDALFTSTSAACVTGLVVVDVGTTFNLFGQIVIMVLMQLGGLGFMTMATLFALVLGKRISLKDRLLLKEAINADSMEGIVRIIRKVLIFSFTIEGVAAVILALRWATEMPFGQAVYYGIFHSVSLFNNGGFDLFGNSFQYYTGDWIFNLTASVLVVSGGLGFVVLNDLFEYRKRRRLSLQSKLVLSVSGALIGIGAIVLFVFEFTNGHTLASLTWSEKIYASFFQSVSTRSSGTSTIDITEMRQATQFFFILLMFIGASPGSTGGGIKTTTFLIMIGAVYAMIRGNKDIVFFRQRVPKELLMRALTIIMVSLIIFMIVVMLLLTTEDAPFLSLMFEAASAIGTVGLSVGVTDELTNWGKIIITFTMFVGRIGPLTIAYALRPRKEKKLYRHPEGRIIIG, via the coding sequence ATGAAGTTCAGGCTTCACTTTGCCAAATTCCTATCCCCTCCGTTAATCTTGGTCGGTGGCTTTCTGCTTATTATTGCGATTGGAACGGTGCTTCTCATGTTGCCCATCTCCAACCAAAGCGGTGAGCATTTGGCGTTTATTGATGCTCTCTTTACATCAACCTCTGCCGCATGTGTGACTGGACTAGTCGTTGTGGATGTTGGGACGACGTTTAATTTGTTTGGTCAGATCGTCATTATGGTATTAATGCAGCTCGGTGGACTGGGCTTCATGACCATGGCTACCCTTTTTGCGCTAGTATTGGGCAAGCGAATCTCGCTCAAGGACAGGCTTTTGCTCAAAGAAGCCATTAATGCAGACAGTATGGAAGGGATCGTACGCATTATCCGTAAGGTGTTGATTTTCTCCTTTACCATTGAAGGGGTGGCTGCTGTCATACTGGCGCTGCGCTGGGCAACGGAGATGCCGTTTGGTCAGGCCGTATACTATGGAATATTCCACTCTGTTTCATTGTTTAATAATGGCGGCTTTGATTTGTTCGGCAACAGCTTTCAATACTACACCGGAGACTGGATATTCAATCTGACCGCTTCTGTACTTGTTGTCTCTGGTGGACTCGGCTTTGTTGTATTGAATGACCTGTTTGAGTATCGCAAACGCCGTCGCCTTTCCCTACAGTCCAAACTGGTGCTGTCTGTGTCGGGAGCATTGATTGGGATAGGAGCGATTGTACTGTTTGTTTTTGAATTCACCAATGGACACACACTGGCTTCACTCACCTGGAGCGAGAAGATCTATGCGTCCTTCTTCCAGTCTGTCTCTACACGTTCGTCTGGAACAAGTACCATCGATATCACGGAGATGAGGCAGGCTACCCAATTCTTCTTCATCCTGCTGATGTTTATTGGGGCATCCCCGGGATCGACTGGGGGCGGAATCAAGACGACTACATTCCTGATCATGATCGGTGCGGTGTATGCCATGATTCGGGGGAATAAGGATATCGTGTTTTTCCGCCAACGTGTTCCGAAGGAACTGCTTATGAGGGCATTGACCATTATTATGGTTTCGCTGATCATATTCATGATTGTGGTGATGCTTCTGCTTACGACAGAGGATGCGCCATTCCTTTCACTGATGTTTGAAGCTGCATCCGCAATCGGTACGGTGGGGCTTTCCGTGGGAGTAACCGATGAGTTGACCAATTGGGGAAAAATCATTATCACCTTTACGATGTTTGTAGGTCGGATTGGGCCATTAACCATCGCGTATGCTCTTCGTCCGCGCAAAGAGAAGAAACTGTATCGTCATCCGGAGGGCCGGATCATTATCGGATAA
- the greA gene encoding transcription elongation factor GreA, whose product MSDKEVILTPEGLKKLEEELETLKSVKRREVAERIKVAIGYGDISENSEYEDAKNEQAFIEGRVITLEKLLRNARIINSDEIDTDAVSVGATVTVEDLEFGDITEYTIVGTAEADPLQNKISNESPVGKAILGKKKGTVVDVSVPAGVIQYKIIDIKKL is encoded by the coding sequence ATGAGCGACAAGGAAGTTATCCTTACACCAGAAGGACTCAAGAAGCTGGAAGAAGAATTGGAAACATTGAAATCAGTGAAGCGCCGCGAAGTGGCTGAACGGATTAAGGTAGCCATCGGGTATGGAGATATCAGTGAAAACTCTGAATACGAAGACGCGAAGAATGAGCAAGCTTTCATTGAAGGACGTGTAATCACGTTGGAGAAATTGCTTCGTAACGCGCGGATTATCAACAGCGATGAGATCGATACCGATGCTGTAAGCGTGGGTGCAACCGTCACTGTAGAAGATCTGGAGTTTGGCGACATCACAGAATATACGATTGTAGGTACTGCGGAGGCAGATCCGCTTCAGAACAAGATATCGAATGAGAGCCCTGTAGGTAAAGCGATTCTCGGCAAGAAAAAAGGTACAGTTGTTGATGTAAGTGTGCCTGCTGGCGTAATTCAATATAAAATTATAGACATTAAAAAGCTATAG
- the lysS gene encoding lysine--tRNA ligase produces MTDEVLNQETELSELLQIRRDKLDELRKLGIDPFGQKYVRTEEAGSILKKYEELTKEELEEKHIEVSIAGRIMAKRGMGKASFAHIQDLSGRIQIYVRQDTVPEDKYAAFSLLDLGDIVGVTGVIFKTKTGETSVKVKDLEVLSKSLYPLPDKFHGLTDVELRYRQRYVDLIMSPDVQQTFITRSKIIQSMRRYLDSLGYLEVETPTLHTIAGGAAARPFITHHNALDMELYMRIAIELHLKRLIVGGLEKVYEIGRVYRNEGMSTRHNPEFTMIELYEAYADYKDIMHLTENLVAHIAQEVLGTQVIQYGDYEVDLKPQWRRVTMVDAVKEVVGVDFSVHMTDEEAHSLAKEHKVPVEKHMTFGHILNAFFEEFVEETLIQPTFIMGHPLEISPLAKKNDVDPRFTDRFELFIVGREHANAFTELNDPIDQRQRFEAQMLEKEHGNDEAHEMDDDFIRALEYGMPPTGGLGIGIDRLIMLLTNSPSIRDVLLFPHMRPRTQD; encoded by the coding sequence ATGACGGATGAAGTCTTGAATCAGGAAACCGAACTTAGCGAGCTTTTACAAATTCGCCGTGACAAATTGGACGAGCTCCGCAAATTGGGGATCGACCCTTTTGGCCAAAAATACGTACGTACCGAAGAAGCCGGCTCCATTCTGAAGAAGTATGAAGAACTGACCAAGGAAGAGCTGGAAGAGAAGCACATCGAAGTCAGTATTGCCGGACGGATTATGGCGAAGCGGGGAATGGGTAAAGCAAGCTTTGCGCATATTCAGGACCTGAGCGGCAGAATCCAGATCTATGTTCGTCAGGATACCGTGCCTGAAGATAAGTATGCGGCATTCAGCCTGCTGGACCTTGGCGATATTGTTGGGGTAACAGGCGTGATCTTTAAAACCAAAACAGGAGAAACTTCTGTTAAAGTGAAAGATCTTGAAGTGCTGTCGAAATCGCTCTATCCGCTTCCGGATAAATTCCATGGCCTCACGGACGTTGAACTGCGTTACCGCCAGCGTTACGTTGATCTGATTATGAGCCCGGACGTACAACAAACGTTCATCACACGTTCCAAAATCATTCAATCGATGCGTCGTTACCTGGATTCCCTTGGATATCTGGAAGTGGAAACACCTACGTTGCATACTATCGCTGGGGGAGCCGCAGCACGTCCGTTCATCACGCATCACAATGCGCTGGATATGGAACTGTACATGCGGATCGCGATTGAGCTTCACCTGAAACGTCTGATTGTTGGCGGACTGGAGAAGGTATATGAGATCGGCCGTGTATATCGGAACGAAGGGATGTCCACACGTCATAATCCGGAGTTCACGATGATTGAATTGTATGAGGCATATGCCGACTACAAAGATATCATGCATTTGACTGAAAATCTGGTTGCTCATATCGCACAGGAAGTACTGGGTACGCAAGTGATCCAGTATGGCGATTATGAAGTGGATCTTAAGCCGCAGTGGCGCCGTGTTACGATGGTGGATGCAGTTAAGGAAGTTGTGGGCGTAGACTTCTCTGTACACATGACGGATGAGGAAGCACACAGCTTGGCGAAGGAGCATAAGGTTCCGGTTGAGAAGCATATGACATTCGGTCACATTCTGAATGCATTCTTCGAAGAGTTTGTAGAAGAAACGTTGATTCAACCAACATTCATTATGGGACATCCTCTTGAAATTTCACCGCTGGCGAAGAAAAACGATGTGGATCCACGCTTCACGGATCGCTTCGAGTTGTTCATCGTTGGACGCGAGCATGCCAATGCCTTCACAGAGCTGAATGATCCAATCGATCAGCGTCAGCGCTTTGAAGCACAGATGCTGGAGAAAGAACATGGGAACGACGAAGCTCATGAGATGGATGACGACTTCATCCGTGCGCTCGAATATGGTATGCCACCAACAGGCGGACTGGGAATCGGTATCGATCGTCTGATCATGCTGCTTACCAACTCCCCGTCGATTCGTGACGTACTGCTCTTCCCGCACATGCGTCCTCGTACGCAAGATTAA